The Pyxidicoccus sp. MSG2 DNA segment CGGAGCACCGAGGACGCCTACCGCGACGTGCTCGCCTACGTCCTCAAGAAGGTGGACCCGCTGCTGCGCCCGCTGCCCGGCGGCGAGGCGCGCCGGCATGACCTCCAGCACGCGCTCCAGGCCCCGTGGATGTTCCCCCTCTTCAGGCGCGAGGACACCTTCCCCGCCGTGGTGCGCTGGCTCGGCGAGTGGAGCCTCACGCCCAACGCCGGGGGCCGCATCCGCATCGACGACGAGGCCCGTCCCGGCAAGTCGCCCCGCCCCTTCGTCGCCAGCGTGCGTGTGCCGGACGAGGTGCGCCTGGTGATTCAGCCGCGCGGCGGCATGGATGCACTGGCCGGCTTCCTCCACGAGATGGGCCACGCGCAGCACCGCGCCCACGTGTCGGAGACACTCCCCATGGAGCTGCGCCGGCTGGGCGACGCCTCGGTGACGGAAGGCTACGCGGCCCTCTTCGAGCGGCTGCTGCTGTCCCCCAGCTGGCTCAAGCGCTACCTGGACCTGCCCACCGTGGCCGCGCGCGACACGGTGCGGATGGCCGCGTTCCAGGCCCTCGCGGTGCTGCGCCGTCACTGCGCGAAGCTGTCCTACGAGCTGTCACTCAGCACTCGCGGCCCCTCGGCGGAGCGCGCGGACGAGTACGCGGACGGCCAGCGCCAGGCGCTCTTCGTCGAGCCGCACCCGGGCTACTTCCTCCACGACGTGGACCCGCAGCTCTACACGGCGCACTACCTGCGCGCGTGGGCGCTGGAGACGCGGCTCACCGCCCGCCTCACGGAGCGCTTCAACGAGGACTATTGGAGGAATCCCGCCGCGGCCGCCTGGCTCAAGGGGCTGTTCGCGCGGGGAGGTACCGACGACGCGGAAGGACTGGCCACAGAGGTCTCGGGCACGCCACTGGCTGTGCCCGAGGCCGGGGAGCGCCTCGTGGCCATCCTCAACCGGTAGTGGTGGCTCCGCGAGGGGACTACTTCTTCTTGCGGAGTGCCCGGACGATCTTGTCCTTGGTCGCGTTCGCCGAGGCCTTGGCGGGCGCGGGAGCCGGAGCGGGCGTCATCACCTGCTTGTTGTTGCCGCTGGCCACCGTCTTGCCGCCCGCACGGGCGCGCATGGCCTTGAGCAACTGCATCTCGATGAGAAGAAGCTCGTCGCCGAGCTCCTCGTTGTCACCCGCGGCGCGGGGAAGCGGAGCACGGGTGCTGGAAGCGCCGGCACCGTGCCGCATGCGCAGAACCCTCTCCTCCTCGGCCGACAGCGTGCGCGTCTTCTCCAGCGCTGCCTTGACCTCCTTGGCCGTCACCGTGCTACTTCCCACCTTGCGCTCCATCGCCGCTCCCTTGCTGTGTGGCCCGCTGAACGTCCGTACATGTCGGACGCGTCCGAGCCGCAACCGTCGGGGATTGTAGAGGACGCAAGAGTGAGCGCAAATTTTCTTCCAACAGGTCGCTGCCGGGCTGTAGCGCCCGGGGCCTGGCGCTACAGGCGGAAGCCGAGCCCGAGGTACCCTGAAGTCAGAGCCTGCCGTTCACCGGAGAACGGGTCTCCCCCGGCGGAGAAGTTCTGGTAGCGGGCCTCGGCGGAGAGGAAGAGCAGGCTCCCCAGCTCCACCCCCACCCCGCCACACAGCTCCGCGCCCACCTGCAGCGCGCGCGAGGCGGCCACGTCCTGCTTCTCGTGGGCCACCAACAGGCTGGCCCCGGCTCCCAGGTACGGCCGCACGCGCCGGGGGCCCGGTGGGGTAATCCGGATGGACATGGGCGTGGCCTCGGTGCGCCGGCGGCTGGAGGCCACGTGCCCACCCACCTCCATGACGGCGTACTCCTTGCGGTAGCCCCAGCCCAGGCTCGCGGTGTAGCCCCGCTCGTGGGCGCCGTCCGTGTCCGTCAGCATGTAGGCCCCCACCGGCGCGACGGTGACGCCCAGGTTGCGCAGGGGCGGCTCGGCGCGCGCCACGGGGGCGAAGAGGCCGGCGAGACAGGACAGGAGGACGACGAGACGGCGCATGCCCGGCCGTGGAGCAAGGCACACGCCATGCCCTACAGGCCAATGAAGTCAGGGGTTTGCGAGGCAGGCCGGGGCACCCTGCCACCCGCGTCCGGGCGGGCCGGTCAGGGCGGGCGAGCAGCCTCCTGCGCACGTGCGCGCCGCGGCGCACATGACGCGGGGGCCAGGGGCGCGACGCACCCGGTGGCCCTCCGCGCGTCGAATCAGTTGCCCTCTTCCTCCTCGGGCTCGGGCGGGGCCTCGGCGCCGGCCTTCTCCTTTTCGGCGCCCTCCGGCTTCTTGCGCTCGATGCCGAAGGCGTCCAGCGCGTCGGCGATGCCCTGGGGCTTGTCCGCGTCGGGGAGGAAGTCCTCCGGCGGCTGGAGCTTCGGGTCCTGCCCCAGCTCGCTGATGGCGGACTCGAGCGTCAGGCGCAGCTCGGCGGCCTCGGGCGTCTTCTCCTGGGGCACGCCGATGCGGCCGTCCAGCCGGGCCTTGAGGACCACGGACGTGTCGGCGTCCACCACCACCTCGCCGTCCAGCGAGCGCGGCACGCGGTGGGCGAAGAAGGCGGCGCGGCGGCGGGTGCTCTCGTCGGCGTTGCCCCTGGGCTGGAACGTCGTGGGCAGCGCACGGGCGGAGGCGGCTTCCGACGCGGGGCCCAGCGTCACGACGTAGCGCCACGCGGTGCGGCCCTCGTAGGTGATGGTGCCCTCGGGGGCCAGCTTGAGGCGGCCCTGGAAGAGGCTGTCGAAGTCGCGGATGGCGCCGGTCAGCTCCGTGCGGGTGCGCTCGGCCATGCCGCGGTCGCGCAGGCGCTGGCGGAACGGGCCGTAGCGGTTGCGGGCGAACACCTGGCCGCCCACGCGCATGACCTCCAGGCCCTGGTCCCTGGAGTTCTCCATCACACCGTGGAAGTCACCCGAGACACCGCCGGGGCCGGCGCGAAAGGTGCGCGTCTCGGTGAGCTTCACCGGGTTGGAGTTGGCGGAGGACCACTCGTAGCTCACGCTGGACTGGAAGCGATGGGGCCCCAGTCGCTCGGTCACCTCGGCGGCGTCCATGCCCAGGATGCGGCGGGCCACCTGGGGGTTGCTGGCGACATCCTCGGGGGGCAGCTTCTGCTTCGCGGAGGCCACCACCTTCGGCGGGTCCTCCGGGGAGAAGATGCGTGCCTTGGCCGCCTTGTCGACCGGGTCGGAACAGCCCACGGCGGCCAGCGCCAGGGCGAGGGTGAAGGCGGACTTCTTCAAACGGCTCACGACTCCTCCAGAGGGGTACGACAAGGCCGGCAAGTTACGTGGGGCATACAGGTGCGGCAAGCAGTGGCTTGCGTGCGGCCGTGCAAGGGATAGAACGCCCAACTCATGCAGAACCTGCGCGACAAGTTGTTGAAGGCGGGCCTCGTCACCGAGGAACAGACCAAGAAGGTGGAGTCCTCGCCCGGTCAGACGGAAGCCCGACGGTCCCCTCCCCAGGAGGGCGGCCGTCCAGGCGGAAACCGTTCGGCCCCTCCACGTGACGAGAACCGGACACACGGAGGTCCTCCGAGCCGCGAGGGCGGTCCCCGTGAAGGCGGTGGTCGTCCTGGCGGCGGTCGTCCCCCTCCCAGCGGTGGTGGCCGCTTCGGCCCTGGCGGCGGTGGCCGTCCGGGCGGCGGTCGTCCCGGGGGCGGCGGCGGCCGTCCGAGCGGCCCCATCCCCCGTTTCGGTGGCCCTCCCCAGCAGGGGCGCCCGGGGGCGGCCCCGTCGGAGAAGGCCATCCCCAAGCTGCCGCCGATGCCCGGCTCCAAGGCGTACCAGCGCGCCGAGTCCAAGAAGCAGGTGGAAATCGACAGGGCACTGAGGGAGCTGGTGCTCGGCGCCCAGGTGCCTGTCGAAGCGGGCGAGACGGCGTTCTACTTCATGACCCGCAAGGGCAAGCTGCGCCGGCTGGAGCTGAGCCCGGCACAGGCGAAGCAGCTCGAGGACGGGGAGCTCGGCGTGGTGGAGCGCCCCGAGCCCGCGCAGATCGAGCACTCGCTGGTGCCCGCGGCGGCGGCGGAGCAGATGTACGCGCTGTCGAAGAAGGCCGTGCGCTTCTTCAACCGCAAGGACGACCCCGTCGGCTTCATGAACGACGAGGAGCTCAAGGCCCAGCAGGCGTCGGAGGCCGCCGGCACCGCGCCGGAGCTGGCGGATGAGGCCGAGGGTGGCGAAGCCGCGGAGGGTGCCGAGGGTGAGGGCGCCACCGAGGCGGAGGCCGCTCCCGAAAGTGCCACCGCGGAGTCCTCCGGGCAGACGCCCGAGGGTGGCTCCGACATCGGCGGCTGAGCCGTACCTGTCCCCTCCCCTCCCCTGCTCGAATCGGGGAGGGGCCCGTGTCCCGCGTGGGCGCGGGTCTGATGCCTGCCGCCAGTGGCGTTTCTGGCGCCCCGCAACCCTTCGTGGGCCTCGGGGTTAGCATCGGCACGCCATGGTGGACCCCTACGTCCGATTGCTGCCCGTCATCTTCGTCCTCTCGGGCCTGGTGAAGGCCGTGCCGCTGACGGTGGGCTTCGCGCTGGGCCGCACGCGGCTGGCCGAGCGCTGGCGGGTGTTCCGGCGGGCCCTGGCCCCGGGACAGCTCCGGAGCGAGGCGAAGGCGGCCATCGGCGTCGTGGTGTGCGACGCGCTGCTCGTCACCGCCTTCCGCGTCGCCAACGAGCACCGGCTCGCGCCGTTCAGCGTGGGCGTGGCGCTGCTCAGCTTCGCGTGGATGTTCGTGGGCTTCGAGGTGTGGTTCTACGTGACGCACCGGCTGCTGCACACGCGCGCGCTGTACCGGCTGCACGCGCAGCACCACGTGGCGCAGGTGACGGACCCGCTCACGTCGCTGTCCTTCTCCGTGGTGGAGCGGCTGGTGCTGATGGGCGGCGGCTTCGGCCTCGTGCTCCTGGCCATGCAGTTCATGCCCGTCACGAAGGTGGGCGTCATGGCATACATCTTCACCAACTACGCCCTCAACGTGTTCGGCCACGGCAACACGGAGTGGCTGCCCGAGCGCTTCGTGCGCTCCCCGGCCGGGCGCCTCTTCTTCACACCCACGTTCCACGCCCTGCACCACGCGCGCTACCAGGGACACTACGGCCTCTTCACGCCGGTGTTGGACAGGTGGCTGGGCACGGCGTTCGAGGACTACGAGGAGGTCCACGCCCGCGCGCGGGCCGGTGAGGGACTGGAGCGAATCGGCGAGCGCGTTCGCTCTGCGAAATTGCCCACCGCGCTCGCACCCACCTCCTGACCCGGGACTCGTGAGCGTTGATGCCGGAATGATGCTCCGGCGCTAGGCTCCGGGCCCATGACGACAACCCGCAAGACTGTGGTGGTGACAGGCGCGAGCCGGGGCATCGGCCGTGCCGTGGCGCTGGCCTTCGCTCGCGAGGGCCATGGAGTCTGGGCCCTGGCACGCTCGGCGGACGCGCTGGCGTCCCTGCGCGCCGAGGGCGGCGAGAACATCCGGCCACACGCGGTGGACGTGGCGGACGAGGCGGCGCTGCTCGCCATCAGCAAGACCATCCTCGCGGATGGCGCTCCGCGCGTGCTCGTGAACAACGCCGGCATCACCGTGTCCGCGCCGTTG contains these protein-coding regions:
- a CDS encoding peptidase M3, with protein sequence MDRPLHSVRTRLDDFLAELATLHYRHGAGLSPTLPVSSLHASFPELSSPDTFAAANEALAKARTKDDPLAVRRIQLLRELVATQVEEALGARPAEAVTTLEAQSQLPVDDRTLSLAEALDELPRESHRDRRTLLERAVGNFLWERRGPYGDRREAALVAAERLGAKDYPALREDVTGIAYGKLAEAAAQTLRSTEDAYRDVLAYVLKKVDPLLRPLPGGEARRHDLQHALQAPWMFPLFRREDTFPAVVRWLGEWSLTPNAGGRIRIDDEARPGKSPRPFVASVRVPDEVRLVIQPRGGMDALAGFLHEMGHAQHRAHVSETLPMELRRLGDASVTEGYAALFERLLLSPSWLKRYLDLPTVAARDTVRMAAFQALAVLRRHCAKLSYELSLSTRGPSAERADEYADGQRQALFVEPHPGYFLHDVDPQLYTAHYLRAWALETRLTARLTERFNEDYWRNPAAAAWLKGLFARGGTDDAEGLATEVSGTPLAVPEAGERLVAILNR
- a CDS encoding DUF2058 family protein codes for the protein MPGSKAYQRAESKKQVEIDRALRELVLGAQVPVEAGETAFYFMTRKGKLRRLELSPAQAKQLEDGELGVVERPEPAQIEHSLVPAAAAEQMYALSKKAVRFFNRKDDPVGFMNDEELKAQQASEAAGTAPELADEAEGGEAAEGAEGEGATEAEAAPESATAESSGQTPEGGSDIGG
- a CDS encoding sterol desaturase family protein, translated to MVDPYVRLLPVIFVLSGLVKAVPLTVGFALGRTRLAERWRVFRRALAPGQLRSEAKAAIGVVVCDALLVTAFRVANEHRLAPFSVGVALLSFAWMFVGFEVWFYVTHRLLHTRALYRLHAQHHVAQVTDPLTSLSFSVVERLVLMGGGFGLVLLAMQFMPVTKVGVMAYIFTNYALNVFGHGNTEWLPERFVRSPAGRLFFTPTFHALHHARYQGHYGLFTPVLDRWLGTAFEDYEEVHARARAGEGLERIGERVRSAKLPTALAPTS